From the Lathyrus oleraceus cultivar Zhongwan6 chromosome 4, CAAS_Psat_ZW6_1.0, whole genome shotgun sequence genome, one window contains:
- the LOC127075707 gene encoding histone H4: MSGRGKGGKGLGKGGAKRHRKVLRDNIQGITKPAIRRLARRGGVKRISGLIYEETRGVLKIFLENVIRDAVTYTEHARRKTVTAMDVVYALKRQGRTLYGFGG, encoded by the coding sequence ATGTCAGGTCGTGGTAAGGGAGGTAAGGGACTTGGAAAGGGAGGTGCAAAGAGGCACAGGAAGGTGTTGCGAGACAACATCCAAGGTATCACCAAGCCAGCGATCCGTAGATTGGCGAGAAGAGGAGGTGTGAAGAGAATCAGCGGTTTGATCTATGAAGAAACCAGAGGTGTCTTGAAGATCTTTTTGGAGAATGTGATTCGTGATGCCGTTACATATACCGAACACGCTAGAAGGAAGACGGTTACAGCTATGGATGTTGTTTACGCTCTCAAGAGACAGGGAAGAACCTTGTACGGGTTTGGAGGTTGA